The genomic segment TCGAACCCGTCGTCGACACGCATGCTGGCCGACCGGCTCGCCGCCGCGACCGTCGAGCACCTGACCGAGCGCGACATCCAGGTCGAGGTCGACGTGTTCGAGCTGCGCGACTACGCGCACGACATCACGAACAACCTGCTGACCGGCTTCGCGCCGCCGGCCCTGGAGTCCGTGGTCAACGCGGTCGTCTCGGCCGACGCGGTCATCGCGGTGACGCCGATCTTCTCCACGAGCTACTCGGGGCTGTTCAAGTCGTTCATCGACGTGCTCGACCCCGACGCGCTGACCGGCAAGCCGGTGCTGATCGGAGCGAACGCCGGCACCGCGCGTCACTCGCTGGCGATCGACTACGCGATCCGG from the Microbacterium atlanticum genome contains:
- a CDS encoding FMN reductase; its protein translation is MTSARRIAVVSAGLSNPSSTRMLADRLAAATVEHLTERDIQVEVDVFELRDYAHDITNNLLTGFAPPALESVVNAVVSADAVIAVTPIFSTSYSGLFKSFIDVLDPDALTGKPVLIGANAGTARHSLAIDYAIRPLFTYLHAEPVSTGVFAASSDWGASADNVAPLAERIERGARELADAVARREPATDADPFDPANYLGEGRSFGHLLGGLAGE